The following proteins are encoded in a genomic region of Spirosoma sp. SC4-14:
- a CDS encoding PQQ-dependent sugar dehydrogenase: MKLINALFILSTIWFSFTSQRPEPWLYELTRQVPPDSSRFTAMQLVQGLDEPMEMGILPNNNVLIVERKGAVRLYDASLKQLKTIAHINVFSGIEDGLLGVAVDPDYEQNHWVYLYYGVAGDKWVSQLARYELKGDQLIQSSKKVLLEIKTQRKYCCHSAGYLTFSNGLLYLSTGDNTNAEEIEGHNPTDERPGRELSDDQASTANSNDLRGKILRIKPEPDGTYSIPDGNLFQAPAAPKGGARSWSALNPPPLGDGGLSRPEIYVMGCRNPFRISVDPKNGYVYWGDVGPDTNVPAEEGTLSYDEINQARKPGFFGYPYFLGNNEAFPKYDFATRQEGPKQDPLHPVNNSPHNTGLRELPPAQPAMIWYGKQASKRFPLVGKGGASAMAGPVYYRDQFAGAKYRLPDYYDGKLFIYDWIRRWMMAVTLDNDGNYVGMEPFLSHLKLVAPMDMQFNRDGSLYILAYGTNWFANNTDAGLIRVEYAEGNRNPVADICVDKRYGAAPMNVKLSAAGSKDYDSGDQLTYSWQIGSKKLTGVDVSTTISKPGVYPVTLTVSDQHGGQGLSTTTLHIGNTPPQVRINTKANRSFYWDNTPLDYQIGISDPEDKLIDPARTRISFAYLPYGKDMASVLSGGHTPSAHLQGEKLMAASDCKSCHALDKTSIGPSLKAIAARYKRKPDVETQLAQKVIKGGSGVWGNYAMSAHPDLSAQDARTMVDYILSLSQSETRLPMQGALPLTDHMGKGTEGAYVLLASYTDKGAKGIEPLTSRDYIALRNPLIQMEDNDRGNVGVVIATANTGFVSYIRKIYHTSFVAFDKLDLAHVSHIRYRVQPLAAGGRIEVRLDSAQGPVVSVVDVPGGKVQDPKTDWNEVQAAVKPTAGLHTLYVVFTNPKAAPRQELFYIDQLFFVHKAH; the protein is encoded by the coding sequence ATGAAGTTGATCAACGCCTTATTCATTCTGTCTACAATATGGTTTTCGTTTACTTCCCAACGGCCGGAACCCTGGCTGTATGAATTGACTCGTCAGGTTCCGCCCGATAGTAGCCGGTTTACGGCCATGCAGTTGGTTCAGGGCTTGGACGAGCCGATGGAAATGGGTATTCTTCCCAATAATAATGTACTGATCGTTGAACGAAAGGGGGCCGTTCGGTTGTATGATGCGTCGCTGAAACAGCTTAAAACCATTGCCCATATCAACGTATTCAGCGGTATTGAGGATGGCCTGCTGGGCGTGGCCGTCGATCCAGATTATGAACAGAACCACTGGGTTTATCTCTACTATGGCGTTGCTGGCGACAAGTGGGTGAGCCAACTGGCCCGCTATGAGTTGAAAGGAGATCAACTCATTCAATCGTCGAAGAAGGTGCTGCTGGAAATCAAAACGCAACGAAAATACTGTTGCCATTCGGCGGGGTATCTGACCTTTTCGAATGGGTTGCTGTACCTGTCGACGGGCGATAATACCAATGCCGAAGAAATTGAAGGGCATAACCCGACCGACGAACGACCCGGCCGTGAACTCTCCGACGATCAGGCATCGACGGCCAACAGCAACGACCTGCGTGGCAAAATCCTTCGGATCAAACCCGAACCCGACGGCACGTACTCGATTCCCGATGGCAACCTGTTTCAAGCCCCCGCGGCCCCCAAAGGGGGAGCCCGAAGTTGGTCTGCACTAAACCCGCCCCCGTTGGGGGATGGGGGGCTTAGTCGGCCAGAAATTTACGTGATGGGCTGTCGAAATCCTTTCCGCATATCTGTCGATCCGAAAAATGGCTATGTTTATTGGGGCGATGTTGGCCCCGATACAAACGTGCCCGCCGAAGAAGGAACGTTGAGTTACGACGAAATCAATCAGGCACGTAAGCCCGGCTTTTTTGGGTATCCCTATTTTTTAGGAAACAATGAGGCTTTTCCAAAATACGATTTCGCAACCAGGCAGGAGGGGCCGAAACAGGACCCGTTGCATCCGGTCAATAACTCGCCACACAACACCGGACTTCGCGAACTGCCCCCGGCTCAGCCTGCCATGATCTGGTATGGCAAACAGGCTTCCAAACGCTTTCCGCTGGTCGGAAAAGGCGGAGCAAGTGCAATGGCCGGGCCCGTTTATTATCGCGACCAGTTTGCCGGGGCAAAATACCGACTGCCTGACTACTACGATGGCAAACTGTTTATTTATGACTGGATTCGCCGATGGATGATGGCCGTTACACTCGACAACGATGGCAACTACGTCGGCATGGAGCCATTTCTGAGTCATCTGAAGCTGGTAGCGCCGATGGATATGCAGTTTAACCGCGATGGATCGCTCTATATTCTGGCGTATGGTACCAACTGGTTTGCCAATAATACCGATGCAGGACTGATTCGGGTGGAGTATGCAGAAGGAAATCGGAATCCCGTGGCCGATATTTGTGTCGATAAGCGCTACGGCGCTGCCCCTATGAACGTAAAGTTATCAGCCGCCGGTTCGAAAGACTATGATTCTGGTGACCAACTGACCTATTCCTGGCAAATTGGTTCGAAAAAACTAACCGGTGTCGATGTGTCGACAACGATCAGCAAACCGGGTGTTTATCCGGTAACGCTTACGGTTTCGGACCAGCATGGTGGGCAGGGTTTGTCGACCACAACGCTTCACATTGGCAACACACCCCCGCAGGTGCGTATCAACACAAAAGCAAACCGGAGTTTTTACTGGGATAACACTCCCCTCGACTACCAAATCGGCATCAGTGACCCGGAAGATAAATTAATCGACCCGGCTCGTACCCGGATTTCTTTCGCGTATCTGCCCTATGGGAAAGACATGGCCAGTGTGCTCTCGGGAGGTCATACGCCCTCGGCCCATTTGCAGGGTGAGAAACTGATGGCTGCATCGGATTGTAAGTCGTGCCACGCACTGGATAAAACGTCCATTGGGCCAAGCCTAAAGGCAATTGCTGCCCGATATAAACGCAAACCGGATGTGGAGACGCAGCTTGCGCAGAAAGTTATCAAAGGGGGGAGTGGCGTTTGGGGAAACTATGCCATGTCGGCGCACCCCGATTTATCGGCGCAGGATGCCCGGACAATGGTCGACTATATTCTCTCGCTCAGTCAGTCCGAAACTCGGTTGCCCATGCAGGGTGCCTTGCCGTTGACCGACCACATGGGCAAAGGCACCGAAGGAGCTTATGTACTACTGGCCAGTTATACCGACAAAGGGGCTAAAGGTATCGAACCGCTAACTTCACGCGACTATATTGCGTTACGCAATCCACTCATTCAGATGGAAGACAACGACCGGGGCAATGTAGGTGTTGTTATTGCGACGGCCAACACAGGCTTCGTTTCCTATATCCGCAAGATTTATCATACGAGTTTTGTTGCTTTTGATAAGCTGGATCTGGCCCATGTCAGTCATATCAGATACCGGGTGCAACCGCTGGCCGCTGGCGGCCGAATCGAGGTTCGGCTGGATAGTGCGCAGGGGCCGGTAGTGAGTGTAGTGGACGTGCCAGGTGGTAAGGTTCAGGACCCAAAAACAGACTGGAACGAGGTGCAGGCTGCGGTTAAGCCAACGGCTGGTCTGCATACACTGTACGTTGTCTTTACCAATCCCAAGGCGGCTCCCCGTCAGGAACTGTTTTACATCGACCAGCTATTTTTCGTCCACAAAGCTCATTAG
- a CDS encoding glycoside hydrolase family 65 protein, whose translation MKNYITQDPWCIVEEGFYRDFNEITESVMALGNGRLGQRGNFEEKFTGKTLQGNYVAGVYYPDKTRVGWWKNGYPEYFAKVLNAANWIGIDIDIEYESLDLNHCEVRDFRRVLNMREGYLERSFVAILKSGKELQVTAKRFCSIVDDDAGVIRYAFKPLNFDAKITITPFIDGAIRNRDANYDETFWDEVRKETGYGEAFIELRTRKTGFHVATGMCVEIEQDGVKVDYQSQPIKYEKYVANRITLDCMQDQETAIYKYAVNLSSLNHDPDTIMKAAHQSIQHITRKGFDKMLYEQKQAWADKWKMNDIVIEGDVAAQQGIRFNIFQLNQTYTGEDERLNIGPKGFTGEKYGGSTYWDTEAYCLPFYLSTADQNVAKNLLIYRYKQLGKAIENAQKLGFKAGAALYPMVTMNGEECHNEWEITFEEIHRNGAIAYAIYDYVRYTGDEQYLADYGLEVLIAISRFWTQRVNWSKAKQNYVMLGVTGPNEYENNVNNNWYTNYIATWTLRYTLKAIAIVKKIDSDAYTELIDRIHFREEKEVATAQQIIDRIYLPFDDERGVFLQQEGFLDKELMPVSDIPKGQRPINQNWSWDRILRSCFIKQADVLQGLYFFEDEFSTDILQRNFDFYEPMTVHESSLSPCVHSILASKLGLHEKAYEMYLRTARLDLDDYNNDTEDGCHITSMAGTWLAVVKGFGGLRVQQYANGGSGLALAPSCPANWQSMAFKIRFRGALLQVSTTQSDVVVHNFASDPITLTIYGNEVTIHGNSEKSVTVPTKPQ comes from the coding sequence ATGAAAAATTACATTACCCAGGACCCCTGGTGCATCGTTGAAGAGGGATTCTACCGTGACTTTAATGAGATTACTGAAAGCGTAATGGCGCTTGGCAATGGACGACTTGGCCAGCGCGGTAATTTTGAGGAAAAATTCACCGGAAAAACCCTACAGGGCAACTACGTAGCAGGCGTTTATTATCCCGATAAAACCCGGGTTGGCTGGTGGAAAAATGGCTATCCTGAATACTTTGCCAAAGTTTTGAATGCGGCCAACTGGATTGGTATCGATATCGACATTGAGTATGAATCGCTCGATCTTAACCATTGCGAGGTGCGCGATTTCAGGCGTGTGCTCAACATGCGCGAAGGCTACCTCGAACGCTCATTTGTGGCTATTCTGAAAAGTGGGAAAGAACTTCAGGTAACAGCCAAACGCTTCTGCTCTATTGTCGACGACGATGCAGGTGTTATTCGTTATGCCTTTAAGCCTCTGAATTTCGACGCCAAAATCACCATTACGCCCTTCATCGATGGGGCCATTCGCAACCGGGATGCCAACTACGACGAAACGTTCTGGGACGAAGTGCGAAAAGAAACGGGCTATGGTGAAGCCTTCATTGAACTTCGTACGCGCAAAACCGGCTTTCATGTCGCTACCGGAATGTGTGTAGAAATTGAGCAGGACGGTGTAAAGGTCGACTATCAATCCCAGCCCATTAAGTACGAAAAATACGTTGCCAACCGCATAACGCTCGACTGTATGCAGGATCAGGAAACGGCGATTTATAAATATGCCGTCAACCTGTCGTCGCTCAATCACGATCCCGATACCATTATGAAGGCTGCCCACCAAAGCATCCAGCATATTACGCGCAAAGGGTTCGACAAAATGCTTTATGAGCAGAAACAAGCCTGGGCCGATAAGTGGAAAATGAACGACATTGTCATTGAGGGCGATGTGGCCGCACAGCAAGGCATTCGGTTCAATATTTTTCAGCTTAACCAAACCTACACTGGCGAAGACGAACGATTGAACATTGGCCCCAAAGGCTTTACTGGCGAAAAATACGGTGGCTCGACCTACTGGGATACGGAAGCCTACTGCCTGCCGTTTTACCTCTCGACAGCCGATCAGAATGTTGCCAAAAATCTGCTGATTTACCGGTATAAGCAGCTTGGCAAAGCCATCGAAAATGCGCAGAAATTAGGGTTTAAGGCAGGCGCAGCCCTCTATCCGATGGTAACCATGAACGGCGAAGAATGTCATAACGAGTGGGAAATTACCTTTGAAGAAATTCACCGCAATGGTGCCATTGCCTACGCTATTTATGACTACGTACGGTATACGGGCGATGAGCAGTATCTGGCCGATTATGGGCTGGAAGTACTCATTGCCATCAGCCGATTCTGGACCCAGCGTGTCAATTGGTCGAAAGCCAAACAAAACTATGTGATGCTGGGCGTTACCGGCCCTAATGAGTACGAAAATAACGTCAATAACAACTGGTATACCAACTACATTGCCACCTGGACCCTCCGATATACGCTCAAAGCGATTGCTATCGTAAAAAAAATCGACTCTGACGCTTACACCGAACTAATCGATCGAATTCATTTCCGGGAAGAAAAAGAAGTGGCTACCGCGCAACAGATTATCGACAGGATCTATCTGCCCTTCGACGACGAACGCGGAGTATTTCTCCAGCAGGAAGGTTTTCTGGATAAAGAGCTGATGCCGGTATCGGATATTCCGAAGGGGCAGCGCCCTATCAACCAGAACTGGTCGTGGGATCGGATTTTGCGGTCGTGTTTTATTAAACAGGCTGATGTTTTACAGGGTCTTTATTTCTTCGAAGACGAATTCAGCACAGATATCCTCCAGCGAAATTTCGATTTCTATGAACCCATGACCGTACACGAATCGTCGCTATCGCCCTGTGTACACAGCATTCTGGCGTCGAAACTCGGACTACACGAAAAAGCCTATGAGATGTATCTGCGCACGGCCCGGCTCGACCTCGACGATTATAACAACGACACCGAAGATGGCTGCCACATTACGAGCATGGCCGGAACCTGGCTGGCGGTAGTCAAAGGGTTTGGCGGGTTGCGGGTACAACAGTATGCAAATGGTGGTTCGGGGCTGGCGCTGGCCCCCTCCTGCCCGGCTAACTGGCAATCGATGGCCTTCAAAATCCGTTTCCGGGGTGCTCTCCTACAGGTCTCAACTACCCAATCGGACGTGGTTGTTCATAATTTTGCCTCTGATCCTATCACCCTGACTATTTATGGAAACGAGGTGACGATACACGGCAATAGCGAAAAAAGCGTAACCGTACCAACAAAACCCCAGTAA
- a CDS encoding family 20 glycosylhydrolase, whose translation MYKVLALFLLALTVEAQSEIPALIPTPQTLEPGTGRFIVTPQTRLSILTPAPDVRKMVTDNLPGILVSDAPKPAKAIIVRVAPVADVGPEGYDLTVTPAGVVLTAPQPAGLFYGLQTLRQLVPVAQSFRNQSIPALHIRDQPRFAWRGLMLDVSRHFFDKAFVKRFLDQMAQYKFNVFHWHLTDDQGWRIQINSLPKLTEVGAWRVPRTGRWWDIENPQPGEVPSYGGFYTQDDIREIVRYAQERNITIVPEIDMPGHIMSAIAAYPNLTCGKKQVVVPPNGKFYKLEDNTLNPCNDSTYLFIDKVFTEIAQLFPGPYIHVGGDEAYKGFWANCEECKATMAANSLKTVEELQSYFIKRVEKIVQSKGKKLIGWDEILEGGLAPDATVMSWRGMKGGIEAAKQNHPVIMTPYQFCYLDLYQGEPSAEPSTYGICRLSTSYSFEPVPDSAGIDATLILGGQGNLWAENVPNTRHAEYMVWPRALALAEVLWSPKERRSWPDFVNRMEAHFKRFDVQDVNYSRSVYNPIVTFKKHPMGMMEVVLSHELPDTYLYYSTDNTVPDNHFPLYTQPFLMPKGADRVKVVAYRNGKPIGRMVEVTLPDMEKRVQ comes from the coding sequence ATGTATAAAGTCCTTGCTCTGTTTTTGCTGGCGTTGACGGTTGAGGCTCAGTCGGAAATTCCGGCATTGATTCCGACTCCGCAAACGCTGGAGCCCGGTACGGGTCGTTTTATCGTTACACCACAAACCCGACTTTCCATTCTGACACCCGCGCCCGATGTGCGCAAAATGGTGACGGACAACCTGCCGGGTATTTTAGTTTCGGATGCCCCCAAACCTGCCAAAGCCATCATTGTGCGCGTTGCCCCCGTGGCTGATGTCGGGCCCGAAGGCTATGACCTGACCGTAACACCAGCGGGAGTTGTGCTCACTGCTCCGCAACCGGCTGGTCTATTTTATGGCCTGCAAACCCTGCGGCAGTTGGTGCCTGTTGCTCAATCGTTTCGCAATCAGTCGATTCCGGCTTTGCACATCCGCGACCAGCCCCGGTTTGCGTGGCGCGGGCTAATGCTCGATGTAAGTCGCCATTTTTTCGATAAGGCATTTGTAAAACGGTTTCTCGATCAGATGGCACAGTATAAATTCAATGTTTTTCACTGGCACCTCACCGACGACCAGGGTTGGCGGATTCAGATCAACAGTCTGCCTAAACTGACGGAAGTAGGTGCCTGGCGGGTGCCGCGTACGGGGCGCTGGTGGGACATTGAAAATCCGCAGCCGGGCGAAGTGCCATCGTATGGCGGCTTCTATACGCAGGACGATATTCGCGAGATTGTTCGGTATGCGCAGGAGCGGAACATCACTATTGTACCGGAAATCGATATGCCGGGGCACATTATGTCGGCCATTGCGGCTTATCCGAATCTGACCTGTGGCAAAAAGCAGGTGGTTGTGCCGCCCAATGGCAAGTTCTATAAACTGGAAGACAACACCCTGAATCCCTGCAACGACAGTACCTACCTGTTTATCGACAAGGTGTTTACCGAAATTGCGCAGTTGTTTCCCGGACCCTATATCCATGTGGGGGGTGACGAAGCCTACAAAGGATTCTGGGCCAATTGTGAGGAATGTAAAGCTACCATGGCGGCCAACAGCCTCAAAACTGTGGAGGAGTTGCAGAGCTACTTCATCAAGCGGGTCGAAAAAATTGTGCAGTCGAAAGGGAAAAAACTGATCGGTTGGGACGAAATTCTGGAAGGCGGATTGGCTCCCGATGCCACCGTCATGAGCTGGCGGGGTATGAAAGGCGGCATTGAAGCGGCTAAACAAAATCATCCGGTCATTATGACACCCTACCAGTTCTGCTACCTGGATCTTTATCAGGGAGAACCGTCGGCCGAACCCAGTACCTATGGCATTTGCCGGTTAAGCACGTCCTATTCCTTCGAGCCGGTTCCTGATAGTGCCGGTATCGATGCGACATTAATTCTGGGTGGGCAGGGAAATCTGTGGGCCGAAAACGTGCCCAATACCCGCCATGCCGAGTATATGGTCTGGCCGAGGGCGTTAGCACTGGCCGAAGTGCTGTGGTCGCCGAAAGAACGACGGAGCTGGCCCGACTTTGTTAACCGGATGGAAGCACATTTTAAGCGGTTCGACGTGCAGGATGTGAATTACTCCCGCAGTGTTTACAACCCCATCGTCACATTTAAAAAACATCCGATGGGCATGATGGAGGTCGTTCTGAGCCACGAACTGCCCGATACGTATCTCTATTATTCGACCGATAACACCGTTCCCGACAACCATTTCCCGCTGTATACGCAGCCGTTTCTAATGCCGAAAGGTGCCGATCGGGTGAAAGTGGTTGCCTATCGGAACGGGAAACCCATTGGCCGAATGGTTGAAGTAACGCTGCCCGATATGGAAAAACGCGTTCAGTAA
- a CDS encoding class I SAM-dependent methyltransferase, with protein sequence MPAERNTINQFDRVAPLYDFLASLVFGRSLQQAQLIFLSSIPKGASVLLAGGGTGALLEQLIRTCEPQRVLYLDLSAKMVDKASQRMIRNGLLGTVEFRVGNILELQAAEPFDVIMTPFLLDLFTPTTLQKQLIPSLINNLKTNGLWLITDFIRPNVWWQKALLEIMIRFFRITANIETHQLADWQLLLAETQLIRTRQARAVKGMVSAEVWTYPNKASTGND encoded by the coding sequence ATGCCTGCAGAGCGCAATACCATTAATCAGTTCGATCGGGTTGCCCCGCTCTATGACTTCCTGGCCAGTCTTGTATTTGGCCGTTCGCTTCAACAAGCCCAGCTTATTTTTCTATCGAGTATCCCTAAGGGTGCATCTGTACTGCTGGCAGGTGGGGGCACCGGCGCCCTTCTCGAACAACTTATCCGGACTTGTGAGCCTCAGCGGGTGCTTTACCTCGATTTATCGGCCAAAATGGTCGATAAAGCCAGCCAGCGAATGATCAGGAACGGATTACTGGGAACGGTTGAGTTTCGGGTAGGGAATATTCTGGAGCTACAGGCCGCGGAACCGTTCGATGTGATTATGACACCGTTTCTGCTTGACCTCTTCACGCCCACAACCTTACAGAAACAACTGATTCCCAGCCTCATCAACAACCTTAAAACGAATGGTCTCTGGCTCATTACAGATTTTATCCGACCAAACGTCTGGTGGCAAAAAGCACTACTGGAAATAATGATTCGTTTTTTCAGGATTACAGCCAACATTGAAACCCACCAGTTAGCCGACTGGCAGTTGCTTTTAGCCGAAACCCAATTGATTCGAACCAGACAGGCAAGGGCGGTTAAAGGCATGGTGTCGGCCGAAGTATGGACCTATCCTAACAAGGCATCAACCGGCAACGATTAG
- the yiaA gene encoding inner membrane protein YiaA has translation MNQKPSMAFVFASWIALGAGMGGFLIGLWRSDMLLNEKGYYFTILMYGLFAVVSVQKSVRDRLEGIPVTDMYYGLSWLSTLLAVVLLTVGLWNATLLPSEKGFYAFAFLLALFGAIAVQKNTRDNQTVEIGRS, from the coding sequence ATGAACCAAAAACCTTCAATGGCCTTTGTGTTTGCCTCGTGGATAGCACTGGGTGCCGGTATGGGTGGATTCCTGATCGGCCTTTGGCGATCCGATATGTTACTCAATGAAAAAGGCTATTATTTTACCATATTGATGTATGGACTTTTCGCGGTGGTATCTGTCCAGAAAAGTGTTCGCGACCGATTGGAAGGTATTCCTGTTACCGATATGTATTATGGTCTTAGCTGGCTTTCTACTCTTTTGGCAGTGGTGTTATTGACGGTTGGGCTATGGAATGCAACGTTGCTGCCCAGTGAAAAAGGGTTCTATGCCTTTGCGTTTCTTTTGGCATTATTTGGGGCAATTGCCGTTCAGAAAAACACCCGCGACAACCAAACCGTCGAAATTGGTCGCTCATAG
- a CDS encoding FAD-dependent oxidoreductase — MNRRSFIEQVSVGSGVALAASLPAFSAAAYDSTGQPFLRAGQAEYKADLVIAGGGLGGCAAALAALRNHLMVVLTEETDWIGGQLTQQGVPPDEHPWIETHGATKLYRDFRNAIRNYYIQHYPLTDAARNRPNLNPGDGVVSKLCHEPRVALAVLQQMMAPYLSSGQLTLLTEHKITAADVSGDRVQALKAISQRSGREVILSAPYFVDATELGDLLPLTKTEFVTGAESRRDTHELHAPEKADPNSCQAFTMCFAMDYVAGVNHVIDKPKEYHFWRNYTPKLTPAWSGKLLDLAYSNPKTLEPKKLGFHPEGISTGDNLNLWNYRRIISKANFKPGTYAGDITNVNWPQNDYTLGNLIGASESDFRKHVERAKQLSLSLLYWLQTEAPRPDGGRGWPGLRLRGDMMGTEDGLAKYPYIREGRRIKAVFTVLEEHVGADNRALVTGRKDNTAADFYDSVGVGYYHIDLHPSTSGNNYIDFGSLPFQIPLGALLPKRVENLLPANKNIGTTHITNGCYRLHPVEWSIGEAVGMLVAYARDKKVIPRAVREQKPLLDGFQTMVRSQGIETHWPKP, encoded by the coding sequence ATGAATAGACGGAGTTTTATAGAACAAGTATCAGTTGGGAGTGGAGTTGCTTTGGCGGCTTCATTGCCAGCATTTTCGGCGGCTGCATACGACTCGACCGGGCAACCGTTTCTGCGAGCCGGGCAGGCCGAATACAAAGCCGATCTGGTTATTGCCGGTGGTGGGTTGGGCGGCTGTGCGGCTGCGTTGGCTGCGTTGCGCAATCACCTGATGGTGGTCCTGACCGAAGAAACAGACTGGATTGGCGGGCAGTTGACCCAGCAGGGCGTTCCGCCCGACGAACATCCGTGGATCGAAACACACGGGGCCACAAAGCTTTATCGCGACTTTCGGAATGCGATTCGCAACTACTACATTCAGCACTACCCACTGACCGATGCGGCCCGGAATCGCCCAAACCTGAATCCGGGCGACGGGGTGGTGTCGAAACTCTGTCATGAACCACGAGTGGCGCTGGCCGTGCTTCAGCAAATGATGGCTCCGTATTTGAGTTCAGGTCAGTTGACGCTGTTGACCGAACATAAAATAACGGCTGCCGATGTGAGTGGCGATCGCGTTCAGGCGCTGAAAGCCATTAGCCAGCGAAGTGGTCGGGAAGTCATCCTGTCGGCACCGTATTTTGTCGATGCTACAGAATTGGGCGATTTATTGCCACTGACCAAAACCGAGTTCGTGACCGGGGCCGAATCGCGCCGGGATACGCACGAATTACACGCGCCCGAAAAAGCCGATCCTAACAGTTGCCAGGCATTTACGATGTGCTTTGCGATGGATTATGTGGCGGGTGTCAACCACGTGATCGACAAACCGAAGGAGTATCATTTCTGGCGTAACTACACCCCGAAGCTGACCCCGGCCTGGTCGGGTAAACTGCTGGATCTGGCCTATTCGAATCCGAAAACGCTGGAGCCAAAGAAACTGGGCTTTCATCCCGAAGGCATCAGCACGGGCGATAACCTGAACCTATGGAATTATCGTCGGATTATCAGTAAAGCTAATTTTAAGCCCGGTACTTATGCAGGCGACATCACCAATGTCAACTGGCCGCAAAACGATTACACGCTCGGAAATCTGATTGGTGCCAGCGAAAGCGATTTTAGAAAACACGTCGAGCGGGCCAAACAACTTAGTCTGTCGTTACTCTACTGGCTACAAACCGAAGCACCCCGACCCGATGGCGGTCGGGGATGGCCTGGCCTGCGCCTGCGTGGCGACATGATGGGCACCGAAGATGGCCTGGCCAAGTATCCTTACATACGCGAGGGTAGGCGTATAAAGGCAGTCTTTACCGTGCTGGAAGAACACGTCGGTGCCGATAATCGCGCTCTTGTGACTGGCAGGAAAGACAATACAGCCGCCGATTTTTACGATAGTGTGGGCGTGGGCTATTATCACATTGATTTACACCCCAGCACGAGTGGCAACAACTACATCGACTTTGGATCATTGCCGTTCCAGATTCCACTGGGAGCACTGTTGCCCAAACGCGTTGAAAACCTGTTGCCTGCCAATAAGAACATCGGTACCACCCATATCACCAATGGCTGTTACCGGCTGCACCCCGTCGAGTGGAGTATTGGCGAAGCCGTCGGAATGCTGGTCGCCTATGCACGCGACAAAAAAGTAATTCCCCGTGCGGTTCGGGAGCAGAAACCGCTACTTGACGGTTTCCAGACAATGGTTCGTTCACAGGGAATTGAAACGCACTGGCCTAAACCGTAA
- a CDS encoding DUF6503 family protein gives MKVTYHFFFLLIFLFVACQSQPDANRIVDECIKTHGGENYQHFHIEFDFRTYHYLLSHEGGQFIYQRSFTDSAGRPVEDKLTNTSFTRRVSNQLVSLDSAGRNRYKNAVNSVAYFVLLPFKLNDPAARKTYVGQTIIDGQPYNKIQVSFNAEGGGDDFQDVFFYWIHQKNHTMDYLAYSEGGARFRKAVNPQTVGGIRFQDYINYTSAKGDTTSVGQFDELYRKGMLSVLSQIEQKNIRVTR, from the coding sequence ATGAAGGTTACATATCATTTTTTCTTCCTACTCATTTTTCTCTTTGTTGCCTGCCAGTCTCAGCCCGATGCCAATCGTATTGTTGACGAATGTATTAAAACCCATGGTGGAGAGAATTACCAGCATTTTCATATCGAGTTTGACTTCAGAACGTATCATTATTTGCTTAGTCACGAAGGAGGACAGTTTATCTATCAACGGTCGTTTACCGATAGCGCCGGGCGGCCAGTAGAAGATAAACTGACCAATACCTCGTTTACTCGCCGGGTTTCGAATCAGCTTGTCTCCCTCGATTCGGCTGGGCGAAACCGGTATAAAAACGCGGTCAATTCGGTGGCTTATTTTGTTCTGCTGCCGTTTAAATTAAACGACCCTGCTGCCCGGAAAACGTATGTAGGTCAAACGATTATCGATGGTCAGCCTTATAACAAAATACAGGTCTCTTTTAATGCCGAAGGCGGAGGAGATGATTTTCAGGATGTGTTTTTTTACTGGATACATCAGAAAAACCATACCATGGATTATCTGGCCTACAGCGAAGGAGGTGCCCGCTTTCGAAAAGCCGTGAACCCACAAACGGTGGGTGGCATCCGGTTTCAGGATTATATCAACTATACAAGTGCCAAAGGCGATACAACGTCGGTTGGTCAGTTTGATGAGTTATATCGAAAAGGAATGTTATCGGTCCTGAGTCAGATCGAGCAAAAAAATATTCGGGTAACCCGCTAA